A genomic segment from Leopardus geoffroyi isolate Oge1 chromosome A2, O.geoffroyi_Oge1_pat1.0, whole genome shotgun sequence encodes:
- the SF3A2 gene encoding splicing factor 3A subunit 2: MDFQHRPGGKTGSGGVASSSESNRDRRERLRQLALETIDINKDPYFMKNHLGSYECKLCLTLHNNEGSYLAHTQGKKHQTNLARRAAKEAKEAPAQPAPEKVKVEVKKFVKIGRPGYKVTKQRDTEMGQQSLLFQIDYPEIAEGVMPRHRFMSAYEQRIEPPDRRWQYLLMAAEPYETIAFKVPSREIDKAEGKFWTHWNRETKQFFLQFHFKMEKPPAPPSLPAGPPGVKRPPPPLMNGLPPRPPLPESLPPPPPGGLPLPPMPPSGPAPSGPPGPPQLPPPAPGVHPPTSGVHPPAPGVHPPAPGVHPPTPVVHPPASGVHPPAPGVHPPAPGVHPPAPGVHPPPSAGVHPQAPGVHPPAPAVHPQAPGVHPAAPAVHPQAPGVHPPAPGVHPPAPGIHPQPPGVHPPPPGVHPSAPGVHPPAPGVHPQPPGVHPSNPGVHPPTPMPPMLRPPLPSEGPGNIPPPPPAN; this comes from the exons ATGGACTTCCAGCATCGCCCCGGGGGTAAGACGGGGAGTGGAGGCGTGGCCTCCTCCTCAGAGAGCAACCGAGACCGCAGGGAGCGCCTCCGGCAGCTGGCCCTGGAGACCATTGACATCAACAAG GACCCTTACTTCATGAAGAACCACCTGGGCTCCTACGAGTGCAAGCTGTGCCTGACCCTGCACAACAACGAG GGGAGTTACCTGGCGCACACCCAGGGGAAGAAGCATCAGACCAACTT GGCCCGGCGAGCCGCCAAGGAGGCCAAAGAGGCCCCCGCCCAGCCGGCGCCAGAGAAGGTCAAGGTGGAGGTGAAGAAGTTTGTGAAGATCGGCCGCCCGGGCTACAAAG TGACCaagcagagggacacagagatggGCCAGCAGAGTCTCCTCTTCCAG ATCGACTACCCCGAGATCGCCGAGGGCGTCATGCCCCGCCACCGCTTTATGTCCGCCTACGAGCAGAGGATCGAGCCTCCGGACCGGCGCTGGCAGTACCTGCTGATGGCCGCTGAGCCCTACGAGACCATCGCCTTCAAG gtGCCAAGCAGGGAGATCGACAAGGCCGAGGGCAAGTTCTGGACTCACTGGAATCGGGAAACAAAGCAG TTTTTCCTCCAGTTCCACTTCAAGATGGAGAAGCCTCCAGCCCCGCCAAGCCTCCCTGCTGGGCCCCCCGGGGTgaagcgccccccgccccccctgaTGAACGGTCTGCCCCCCCGGCCACCGCTGCCAGAGTCTCTGCCCCCGCCGCCGCCAGGAGGCCTGCCCCTTCCGCCCATGCCGCCCAGCGGGCCTGCACCCTCCGGGCCTCCGGGccctccccagctgcccccaccAGCTCCTGGGGTCCACCCCCCAACATCTGGGGTCCACCCCCCGGCACCAGGAGTCCACCCCCCGGCTCCCGGGGTCCACCCCCCGACACCAGTGGTGCACCCCCCAGCATCTGGGGTTCACCCCCCTGCTCCGGGCgtccaccctccagccccaggggtccacccccctgccccgggcGTCCACCCTCCCCCATCTGCTGGGGTtcacccccaggccccaggggtcCACCCTCCAGCTCCTGCAGTTCACCCCCAAGCTCCGGGGGTGCACCCCGCAGCTCCCGCGGTTCACCCCCAGGCCCCTGGCGTCCACCCGCCAGCTCCTGGGgtccaccccccagccccagggatccacccccagcctcctggggttcaccccccacctcctgggGTCCACCCATCTGCTCCTGGGGTCCATCCTCCAGCTCCTGGGGTTCACCCCCAGCCTCCTGGAGTTCACCCCTCAAATCCCGGGGTGCACCCCCCAACTCCCATGCCTCCGATGCTGAGGCCCCCGCTGCCCTCCGAGGGCCCTGGGAACattccgccccctcccccagccaactAA
- the OAZ1 gene encoding LOW QUALITY PROTEIN: ornithine decarboxylase antizyme 1 (The sequence of the model RefSeq protein was modified relative to this genomic sequence to represent the inferred CDS: deleted 1 base in 1 codon), whose protein sequence is MVKSSLQRILNSHCFAREKEGDKPSATVHASHTMPLLSLHSRGGRSSESSRASVTASNCCSNLGPGPRWCSDVPHPPLKIPGGRGNSQRDHNLSANLFYSDNRLNVTEELTSNNKTRVLNVQTRLTGSKHIDWRAVLSGRSLYIEIPGGALPEGSKDSFAVLLEFAEEQLHADHVFICFHKNRDDRAALLRTFSFLGFEIVRPGHPLVPKRPDACFMAYTFERESSGEEE, encoded by the exons ATGGTGAAATCCTCCCTGCAGCGGATCCTCAACAGCCACTGCTTcgccagagagaaggagggggataAACCCAGCGCCACCGTCCACGCCAGCCACACCATGCCGCTCCTCAGCCTGCACAGCCGCGGCGGCCGCAGCAGCGAGAG TTCCAGGGCCTCCGTCACCGCTTCTAACTGCTGTAGTAACCTGGGTCCAGGGCCTCGGTGGTGCTCC GATGTCCCTCACCCACCCCTGAAGATCCCAGGTGGGCGAGGGAATAGTCAGAGGGATCACAATCTTTCAGCTAATTTATTTTACTCC GATAATCGGCTGAATGTAACAGAGGAACTAACGTCTAACAACAAGACGAGGGTCCTGAACGTCCAGACCAGGCTCACGGGCTCCAAGCACATCGACTGGAGAGCGGTGCTGAGTGGCCGCAGCCTCTACATCGAGATCCCAGGCGGGGCCCTGCCCGAGGGGAGCAAAGACAG CTTCGCAGTTCTTCTGGAGTTCGCGGAGGAGCAGCTCCACGCCGACCACGTCTTCATTTGCTTCCACAAGAACCGCGATGACAGAG CTGCCTTGCTCCGGACCTTCAGCTTTTTGGGCTTTGAGATTGTGAGACCGGGGCATCCCCTTGTCCCCAAGAGACCCGACGCTTGCTTCATGGCCTACACGTTTGAGAGAGAGTCTTCGGGGGAGGAGGAGTAG
- the PLEKHJ1 gene encoding pleckstrin homology domain-containing family J member 1 isoform X1, whose product MAAVVLPGGRRCGTFLARGRPAARRARLALGVLGPGGAMRYNEKELQALSRQPAELAAELGMRGPKKGSVLKRRLVKLVVNFLFYFRTDEAEVGRPGGALERTGAGVPPEARPHPRPLLLFPQPVGALLLEHCRVTQEEPSGFSISFIEDPERKYHFECRSEEQCQEWMGALRRASYEFMRRSLIFYRNEIQKMTGKDPLEQFGISEEARFQLGGLKA is encoded by the exons ATGGCTGCGGTAGTACTTCCGGGAGGACGGCGCTGTGGGACTTTTTTGGCGCGAGGGCGGCCGGCGGCCCGGAGGGCGCGGCTCGCGCTCGGTGTTTTGGGTCCGGGCGGCGCCATGCGCTACAACGAGAAGGAGCTGCAGGCGCTCTCCCGGCAGCCGGCCGAGCTGGCGGCCGAGCTCGGCATGCGGGGCCCCAAGAAAGGCAGCG TGCTGAAGCGGCGACTGGTGAAGCTGGTGGTCAACTTCCTTTTCTACTTTCGGACGGACGAGGCCGAGGTAGGCCGCCCGGGGGGCGCCCTGGAGCGCACGGGGGCCGGGGTTCCCCCGGAGGCGCGCCCCCACCCTCGCCCGCTCCTCCTCTTCCCGCAGCCCGTCGGAGCCCTACTGCTGGAGCACTGCAGAGTCACCCAGGAAGAGCCCAGCGGCTTCTCCATCA GCTTCATCGAGGATCCCGAGAGGAAGTACCACTTTGAGTGCCGCAGTGAGGAACAGTGTCAGGAGTGGATGGGGGCTCTGCGTCGAGCCAG CTACGAGTTCATGCGGAGAAGCCTTATATTCTACAGAAACGAGATCCAGAAAATGACCGGCAAG GACCCCCTGGAGCAGTTTGGCATCTCCGAGGAGGCCAGGTTCCAGCTGGGTGGCTTGAAGGCCTGA
- the AMH gene encoding muellerian-inhibiting factor gives MPGLLSPPALVLSVMGALLMAGDPGEEVSSTPALPGRPATGTGGLIFRPDWDWQPPGSPQDPLCLVTLDGGGNGSGSPLRVVGALRGYEHAFLEAVRRARWGPHSLATFGVCTPRDRQAALFSLRQLQAWLGEPGGRRLVVLHLEEVTWEPTPSLKFQEPPPGGAGPLELAMLVLYPGPGPEVTVTGAGLPGTQSLCQSRDTRYLVLAVDHPEGAWRRRGLTLTLQPRRDGAPLSTAQLQELLFGPDPRCFTRMTPALLLLPGPAPAPLPARGLLDQVPLPPPRPSQEQAPKEPRSSADPFLETLTRLVRALRGPPAQASPPRLALDPGALAGFPQGLVNLSDPAAQERLLNGGDEPLLLLLLPPATPTAAAAAAGDPAPPRGPASAPWAAGLARRVAAELQAAAAELRGLPGLPPAATPLLARLLALCPGDSGDSGDPGAPGGPGGPLRALLLLKALQGLRAEWRGREQGGPARAQRSAGAGAADGPCALRELSVDLRAERSVLIPETYQANNCQGACGWPQSDRNPRYGNHVVLLLKMQARGAALARPPCCVPTAYAGKLLISLSEERISAHHVPNMVATECGCR, from the exons ATGCCTGGTCTGCTCTCTCCGCCGGCCCTGGTGCTGTCGGTGATGGGGGCTCTGCTGATGGCCGGGGACCCTGGGGAAGAGGTCTCCAGCACCCCGGCCCTGCCTGGAAGGCCAGCCACAGGCACCGGGGGTCTCATCTTCCGCCCGGATTGGGACTGGCAGCCCCCGGGCAGTCCCCAAGACCCCCTGTGCCTGGTGACGCTGGACGGGGGTGGTAACGGGAGCGGCTCCCCGCTTCGGGTGGTGGGGGCGCTGAGAGGCTACGAGCACGCCTTCCTCGAGGCTGTGCGGCGGGCCCGCTGGGGTCCCCACAGCCTGGCCACCTTCGGAGTTTGCACCCCCAGGGACAGGCAGGCCGCCCTGTTCTCTCTGCGGCAGCTGCAGGCGTGGCTGGGGGAGCCCGGGGGGCGGCGGCTGGTGGTGCTGCACCTGGAGGAAG TGACATGGGAGCCGACACCCTCACTGAAGTTCCAGGAGCCCCCGCCTGGAGGGGCCGGTCCCCTAGAGCTGGCGATGCTGGTGCTGTACCCTGGCCCTGGCCCCGAGGTCACGGTCACAGGGGCTGGGCTGCCAGGCACCCAG AGCCTCTGTCAGTCCCGGGACACCCGCTACCTGGTGCTGGCGGTGGACCACCCAGAAGGGGCCTGGCGCCGCCGGGGGCTCACCCTAACCCTGCAACCCCGCAGAGACG GTGCGCCCCTGAGCACCGCCCAGCTGCAGGAGCTGCTGTTCGGCCCCGACCCCCGCTGCTTCACACGCATGACCCCGGCGCTGCTCCTGCTGCCGGGGCCCGCGCCTGCACCGCTGCCCGCGCGTGGCCTGCTGGACCAAGTGCCTCTCCCGCCGCCCAG GCCCTCCCAGGAGCAGGCGCCTAAGGAGCCACGGTCCAGCGCCGACCCCTTCCTGGAGACGCTCACGCGCCTGGTGCGCGCGCTGCGGGGGCCCCCGGCCCAGGCCTCGCCGCCGCGCCTGGCCCTGGACCCCGGCGCGCTGGCCGGCTTCCCGCAGGGCCTGGTCAACCTGTCGGACCCCGCGGCGCAGGAGCGCCTGCTCAACGGCGGCGACGAgccgctgctgctgcttctgctgccaCCCGCCACgcccaccgccgccgccgccgccgccggggacCCCGCGCCGCCGCGCGGCCCGGCGTCCGCGCCCTGGGCCGCCGGCCTAGCGCGTCGCGTGGCCGCCGAGCTGCAGGCCGCGGCCGCCGAGCTGCGCGGGCTCCCGGGGCTGCCGCCGGCCGCCACGCCGCTGCTGGCGCGCCTGCTCGCGCTGTGCCCCGGGGATTCGGGGGACTCGGGGGACCCGGGGGCCCCCGGCGGCCCGGGCGGCCCGCTGCGCGCGCTGCTACTGCTCAAGGCGCTGCAGGGTCTGCGCGCGGAGTGGCGCGGGCGCGAGCAGGGCGGACCGGCGCGGGCACAGCGCAGCGCGGGGGCCGGGGCGGCCGACGGGCCGTGCGCGCTGCGCGAGCTGAGCGTGGACCTGCGCGCCGAGCGCTCCGTGCTCATCCCGGAGACGTACCAGGCCAACAACTGCCAGGGCGCGTGCGGCTGGCCGCAGTCCGACCGCAACCCGCGCTACGGCAACCACGTGGTGCTGCTGCTCAAGATGCAGGCCCGCGGCGCCGCCCTGGCGCGCCCGCCCTGCTGCGTGCCCACGGCCTACGCGGGCAAGCTCCTCATCAGCCTGTCGGAGGAGCGCATCAGCGCGCACCACGTGCCCAACATGGTGGCCACCGAGTGCGGCTGCCGGTGA
- the JSRP1 gene encoding junctional sarcoplasmic reticulum protein 1 has translation MTTRALQELDGGLGSCQAGQDLSTLADPCPDQPLEDRARATPRLADSSSWSHDSQEPAAEGSPTGNMDARPKKTEKEPVTKVALGAGKERLKAGATPRSPARKKAQAAPPPQRPPPPPTPALSEELPWGDLSLNKCLVLASLLAMLGSAFQLCRDAVAGEAGTPAPVPEPWVPPRSAPEPASPRPPPPPKPEAWVPPSGPPAPQVEAEEKAEVPGSREAADKAAGEERAPKETPRKEERPRRERPPKEQRPPKERPRREERARKQEKPRAAREPRAALPRRWEAGEGGRRPWTQDSGDPGRRKRQAWGSPRRPDGDRPPGRQKQRAGKGRD, from the exons ATGACAACCAGGGCCTTGCAGGAGCTGGATGGGGGCCTGGGCAGCTGCCAAGCAGGCCAGGACCTCTCCACGCTGGCTGACCCCTGCCCTGACCAgcccctggaggacagagctcgAG CAACACCGAGGCTGGCCGACTCTAGCAGCTGGTCCCAT GATTCTCAAGAGCCGGCAGCAGAGGGCAGCCCCACAGGCAATATGGATGCCAGGcccaagaagacagaaaaagagccTGTGACCAAAGTGGCCCTAGGAGCTGGGAAAGAGAGGCTGAAAGCTGGAGCAA CTCCCCGGAGCCCCGCCCGCAAGAAGGCGcaggccgcccctcccccgcagcGGCCACCGCCGCCCCCGACCCCGGCCCTGAGCGAGGAGCTGCCCTGGGGAGACCTGTCACTCAACAAGTGCCTGGTGCTCGCCTCACTCCTGGCGATGCTGGGTTCGGCCTTCCAGCTGTGTCGCG ATGCTGTGGCGGGGGAGGCAGGTACCCCTGCACCTGTCCCCGAGCCGTGGGTACCGCCCAGGTCGGCACCGGAGCCAGCGtcgccccggcccccgcccccg CCGAAGCCCGAGGCCTGGGTCCCCCCATCGGGACCGCCCGCGCCCCAGGTGGAGGCGGAGGAGAAGGCCGAGGTTCCTGGGAGCCGTGAGGCTGCAGACAAGGCTGCTGGGGAAGAGCGCGCGCCCAAGGAGACGCCTCGGAAGGAGGAGAGGCCTCGGAGGGAGAGGCCGCCGAAGGAGCAGAGGCCGCCGAAGGAGAGGCCGcggagggaggagagggctcGGAAGCAGGAGAAGCCACGGGCCGCCAGGGAGCCCAGAGCAGCCCTACCGCGGCGCTGGGAGGCAGGCGAAGGGGGCCGTCGGCCTTGGACGCAGGACTCTGGAGACCCCGGGCGCAGGAAGAGGCAGGCCTGGGGCTCCCCGCGGCGCCCGGACGGGGACCGGCCTCCGGGCCGCCAGAAGCAGCGGGCTGGCAAGGGGCGGGACTGA
- the PLEKHJ1 gene encoding pleckstrin homology domain-containing family J member 1 isoform X2 has protein sequence MAAVVLPGGRRCGTFLARGRPAARRARLALGVLGPGGAMRYNEKELQALSRQPAELAAELGMRGPKKGSVLKRRLVKLVVNFLFYFRTDEAEPVGALLLEHCRVTQEEPSGFSISFIEDPERKYHFECRSEEQCQEWMGALRRASYEFMRRSLIFYRNEIQKMTGKDPLEQFGISEEARFQLGGLKA, from the exons ATGGCTGCGGTAGTACTTCCGGGAGGACGGCGCTGTGGGACTTTTTTGGCGCGAGGGCGGCCGGCGGCCCGGAGGGCGCGGCTCGCGCTCGGTGTTTTGGGTCCGGGCGGCGCCATGCGCTACAACGAGAAGGAGCTGCAGGCGCTCTCCCGGCAGCCGGCCGAGCTGGCGGCCGAGCTCGGCATGCGGGGCCCCAAGAAAGGCAGCG TGCTGAAGCGGCGACTGGTGAAGCTGGTGGTCAACTTCCTTTTCTACTTTCGGACGGACGAGGCCGAG CCCGTCGGAGCCCTACTGCTGGAGCACTGCAGAGTCACCCAGGAAGAGCCCAGCGGCTTCTCCATCA GCTTCATCGAGGATCCCGAGAGGAAGTACCACTTTGAGTGCCGCAGTGAGGAACAGTGTCAGGAGTGGATGGGGGCTCTGCGTCGAGCCAG CTACGAGTTCATGCGGAGAAGCCTTATATTCTACAGAAACGAGATCCAGAAAATGACCGGCAAG GACCCCCTGGAGCAGTTTGGCATCTCCGAGGAGGCCAGGTTCCAGCTGGGTGGCTTGAAGGCCTGA